From Jiangella mangrovi:
CGCCACGCAACGTGCGGCCGAACTCGGCATGAGCCGCTCGGAGTTCTTCGCGCGCGCCGCCGAGCAGTACCTCCGCCACCTCGACGACGCCTCGCTGACGGCACAGATCGACGCGATCCTCGACCGCACCGGCGACGACGACTCCGCCTCGGCGGCCGTCGCCGCCGGTCGCGGCACGCTCGCCGCCACCACCTGGGACGAGCCCGACTGGTGATCCACCGGGGCGACCTCTACTGGGTCGACCTCGGACCGGCCCGCGGCAGCCGTCCCGCCAAACGGCGCCCGGTGCTGATCGTCCAGGCCGACCCCTACAACGCCAGCCGCCTCGGCACCGCCCTCGCCGCCGTCGTCACCTCGAACACCGCGCGGGCCGAGCTCCCCGGCAACGTCTTCCTCCCGGCCTCGGCGACCGGCCTCCCCCGCGACTCCGTCGTCACCGTCGCCGCCCTGGTCACCGTCGACAAGCGCGACCTGCGCGAGCGGGCCGGCCAGGTCCCTCCGCACCTCATGCTCGCCGTCGACGACGGCCTCCATCGCGTCCTCGGCCTCTGAGCAAGGAACTACCTCAACTACCTAATCTGAGCCGCGTTTTGGGTAGTTCAGGTCGTTCACCGCCACGGGCTTCGCCCACGCGCGGATCCATTTCTCGCCCGTGTAGACAATGACGCCAACAGTTGGCGTCAGCGTCTACATGCTCGCGCTGCATCTACCGGCCCGTCGCATTCTTTCCGAAAGGCGTCGAACTAGACTCGCCGGCATGACGGCGAGGACGTCCGTCGCGGCCACCGCAGCGGCAGCGCTGCTCGCGGCCGGCTGCTCGACGCCCGAGCACGGGGCGGGCCACCCGCCGGCCGCGACCTCGCCCGCGCCGACGCTGTCGCCGGGCGTCCCCGACTCCGCCGAGCTGTCCGAGCCCGTGGTCGCCCGCGGCCGGGTCCTGCGCGCCGACGGCACGGGCGTGGCCGACGCGCTGGTGACGCTCGAGTCCACGTCGTCCAGCGGCGAACCGTCCCACCCCGTCGCCGTCACCAGGTCGGGTGTGGACGGGAGCTACGAGCTGCGCATTCCCGCAGAACTGCGCGACGCCCTGCTCACGAACGACGACGGGCTCGTCGAGTTCGCCGTCGCCGCAGAGTCCCCCGACGGCAACGCCCGTAGCGACCCGTGGACCGCGCCGGCCGAGCCCACCCACCCTCAGACCATCGACCTCGAGGTCCCGTGATCATCAAGGATTGACCACACCATAGGGGGTCGAATCCTTGATGATCATGGGTGGCGGGCGGAACCGGCGCGATGGTGTCGGGAATCGGGGCTCCCGTTCGACGACAGGGCGAGAGAATGACGGCGCCCGCCGTCGAACCGAGAGGAGCCAATCATGCGGTTCGTGTCGTTCATCCGGTCGGATGAGCCGAATCCGGCCGGGCCGCCGCCACCGGAGCTGTTCCAGGCGGTCGGCGACCTCGCGCAGGAGATGAGCGTGTCCGGATCGCTCGTCGACATGGGCGGGCTGCTGCCCAGCTCGGCCGGGGCGATCGTGTCGTTGGTCGATGGGCGGATCAGTGCGGTCGACGGGCCGTTCGCGGAGGCCAAGGAGCTGATCGGCGGGTTCGCGATGCTCGACGTGCGGTCCCGGGAGGAGGCGGTCGAGCTGGCCCGGCGGATGCTCCGGCTGCACCAGCAGCACTGGCCCGGCTGGGCCGGGTCGATCGAGCTGCGCCAGGTCGAGGACGCCGACCACCCGCACCCGGACCTGCCGAGAACCTAGCGGTTTGCCCCGCCCGCGGCCGGGTGGTCGAATCGACGGGTGACCGAGGAGACCACCCGCGCCGCCGTCGAGGCCGTCTGGCGGCTGGAGTCGACGCGGCTGGTCGCCGGGCTGGTGCGCATCGTGCGCGATGTCGGTCTGGCCGAGGACCTCGCCCAGGACGCCCTGGTCGCGGCCCTCGACACCTGGCCGCGCGCGGGGATCCCGGACCGGCCGGCGGCCTGGCTCATGACCATCGCCAAGCGCCGGGCCGTCGACCTCTACCGCCGGCACGAGCGGCGCGACGTCCTCTACGAAGCCATCGCGCGCGACCGGGGCGCCGACGTCGTCGAGCCGGACTTCGCGGCCGCCGTCGACCACGTCGAGGACGACGTGCTGCGGCTGATGTTCGTCTGCTGCCACCCGTCGCTGACGGCGGAGGCGCGGACGACGCTGACGCTGAAGCTGGTCGGCGGGCTGAGCAGCCGCGAGATCGCCCGTGCCTACCTGACGTCGGAGGCGACGATCACGCAGCGGGTCGTCCGGGCGAAGCGGACGCTGGCCGAGGCCGGCGCCGCGCTGGACGAGCCGGTCGGCGCCGAGCGGGCGGCCCGGCTGGCGGCGGTCCTCGGAGTCGTGTACCTGCTGTTCAACGAGGGCTACTCGGCCACCGAGGGCAGCGACTGGACCCGGCCCGACCTGTGCGCCGAGGCGGTCCGGCTGGGCCGCATCCTCACGACGCTGGTGCCGGACGAGCCCGAGGTGCACGGCCTGTCCGCCCTCATGGAGCTGCAGTCGTCGCGGCTGCGGGCGCGGGTGGGGCCCGACGGCGAGCCCGTGCTGCTGGCCGACCAGGACCGCACCCGCTGGGACCACGCCCGCATCCGCCGCGGACTGGACGCCCTCGACCGCTCGGCCCAGCTGACGCGGCAGCCCGGTCCTTACGCCCTGCAGGCCGCCATCGCCGCCTGCCACGCCCGCGCGGCCCGGCCCGAGGACACCGACTGGGCCGCCGTCGCCGACCTGTACGAGCGGCTCGGCCGGCTCGGCGGCACCGCGGTCACGGAGCTGAACCGCGCCGTCGCACTGGGCATGGCGTACGGGCCGGCGGCCGGGCTCACGCTCGTCGACCAGATCGCCGGCGAGCCCGCACTGAAGGGCTACCACCTGCTGCCGAGTGTCCGCGGCGACCTGCTGGAACGGCTCGGCCGGCCGGACGAGGCACGCGCGGAGTTCGAGCGCGCGGCAGAGCTCACCCGCAACGACCGCGAGCGCCGCCTGCTGCTCGAGCGCGCGGCCGCCCTCAGCCGCCTGCCACGCGGCTGACGGCGTCGAGCTCGTCGCGGGTGGGCGGGTTGGCCCCGGCGCGCGAGACGGTGACGGCGGCGGCCATGGTCGCGCGGCGGACGACCCGCTCGACGACGTCGGCCGGCACCACCCGCAGCCGCCCACGCGCGGCGCCGCCGAGCAGCTCCTCGTGCCAGAGCCCGTCGAGCAGACCGGCGGTGAAGGAGTCGCCGGCGCCGACGGTGTCGGCGACCGTGACCGGCGCGGCCGGCACGTGCACCTCTCCCCCGCGGCTGACGGCGACGGCGCCCGCGCCGCCCAGCGTGACGACGACCAGCGCCGGCCCCAGCCGCAGCCAGTCGCGCGCGACCTCGAGCGGCGAGCGGCCGGGCGCCAGCCAGCCGGTGTCCTGGTCGCTGGCCTTGACGACGTCGCTGCCGGCCACCAGCCGCTCGACCCGCTCGCGCAGGTCGCCGGCCGGGCCCATGAGCGCGGGCCGGATGTTCGGGTCGTAGCTGACGGTGCTGCCCGCGCGGACGTCGCGCACCAGCCGCTCGACCGACGCGGCCCCCGGCGGCACCGTCGTCGCCAGTGAGCCGGTGTGCAGCACCAGCGGCGGCTCGCCGCCCAGCGCCACCGGGCCGAGGTCCCAGGTGAGGTCGAACTTGTAGTCGGCGGAGCCGTCGGCCCCGAGGCTCGCGACCGCCGTCGACGTCCGCGCCGCCCTCTCCTGCGTGCGCACCTCGACGCCGGCCGACGCCAGGTGCGCCCTGATGGCGTCGCCGTCGGCGTCGGCGCCCAGCTCGGTGACCAGCGCCGTCCGCCGCCCGAGCCGGCCGAGGCCGTAGGCGACGTTGGCCGGGCTGCCACCGGGATGTCGCGTCTCGGCACCGGAACGGCCGACGATGACGTCGGTCAGTGCCTCCCCGACGACGACGGCGACCCCGGAGGCCTCGTCCGGCCTCATGGAACCGCCGGAGGGATCTCGCCGGAGCCGCGCAGCACCGTCGTCGTCGGCAGCAGGATGCGCTGCGGCCGGCCGCGGTCGCCGTCGAGCCGCTGGAACAGCAGCTCGGCCGCCACCCGGCCCATCTCGGCCGGGTTCTGCGCGATGACGCTGACCCGCGGCTTCAGCAGGTCGGCCAGCGGGAAGTCGTCGAAGCCGATGAGCGCGACGGAGGTCTCGAGCCCGAGGTCCTGCAGCGCCGTGATGGCCCCGATGGTGACGAGGTTCTGGCTGGCGAATACCGCCGTCGGGCCGTCGCCGTCGCCTGAGCCCCCGCCCGAACGCAGCAGCGCCGTCGTCGCCCGGGCCGCGTCGTCGACGGTGTGCAGGTCGTGGACGACCAGCGCGGGGTCGAGCGGCAGCCCGCGCTCCAGCAGCGCCCGCTGGTAGCCGGCGAAGCGCTGCTCCGCGGTCGGGATGCCCGCGAGGTCGCCGAGATAGGCGATGCGGCGGTGGCCGACGTCGGCGAGCTGGTGCACCGCCTGCCCGGCGCCGGCCTCGTTGTCGGACAGCACGCAGTCGGCGAGCAGGCCCTGCGGCTGGCGGTCGACGAACACCAGCGGCGTGCCGGCCTCCATCTCAGCGCGCAGGTAGCCCTGGTCCTCGCCGACCGGCGCGACGATGAGGCCGTCGACCCGGCGCTCGGTGAACGCCCGGACGAGGGCGCGTTCGCGCTGCTGGTCCTCGTCGACGCTGCCGGCGAGGATGAGCACCCGACGCTCGTTGGCGACGTCCTCGACGGCGCGCAGCAGCGCGCTGGAGAACGGGTTGGCGAGGTCCTCGAGGACGGTGCCGATGGCGGCGGTGCGGCCGCTGGACCGGCGCAGCGCGCTGGCCGACAGGTTGGGGCGGTAGTCGAGCCGGGTGATGGCCAGCCGCACGGCGTCGACCTTCTGCGGCGTGACGCCGTTCTCGCCGTTGACCACCCGCGAGACGGTCTTCATGCTGACGCCCGCCATGGCGGCGACGTCGCGCAGCGTCGCCCGCGGCCGGTACGGCACGGCCGCCGGGTCGGCCTGCGCCGCCGCGTCGGCATGCGCCGCCGGATCGGCGTGTTCGGTCATGGGCCCCTCCCTTCGACACAGTATCCGGCACGGGTGGGACGGACGGGCGCTGCGCGCGACGCCCGCGCGCCGCCGCTTTGACAACATTGTCAGGCCGCCTCCTGGGCCGGAATCATCGCCCCGTAACACCGCAGAAAGCAAGTATTGACACGCGCGCCACGAACCTCCAAACTCCCCTGACAAGGTTGTCAAAGCCTGACCACGATCACTGGCAAGGGAGCTGGGACGTATGCGCAGGAGAGTGCGGTCCGCTGTGGCGACGCTCGCCGCGGCCGCCGGCATCGCGGGCGTGATGGTGCAGACCGGGTCGGCGGGGACGGTGCAGGACTACCCGGAGTTCCCCTACCCCGTCACCAACTACCAGGAGGACAACCGGGGCCAGTTCCACTTCAGCGCGCGCGGCGGCTGGATCAACGACGTCAACGCGCCGCTGTACTACGACGGCGAGTACCACCTCTACTACCAGCACAACCCGCACGGCCTGCAGTGGGACACCATGCACTGGGGGCACGCGACGAGCACCGACCTCGTGCACTGGAAGCAGCAGCCGATCGCGCTCGAGCCCGGCGTCCACCCGGGTGACCTGTGGTCCGGCGGCGGCGTCGTCGACACCGGCAACGTCAGCGGCCTGAAGGACGGCGACGACGACCCGATCGTCGTCTACTCCGGCACCAACGGCGTGCAGATCTTCTACTCCACCGACGGCGGCGACACGTTCCAGACCTACGACGGCGGCCGCAAGGTCGTCGTCCCGCAGGGCACCAGCCGCGACCCGAAGGTCTTCTGGGACGACGAGTCCGGTACCTGGGGCATGGTCGTCTGGTCCGACGCGCCGGGCGGCAACGGGGTGGACTTCTACACGTCGGCGAACCTGCTCGACTGGACCCACGCCTCGCGCTACGACGCCGACTGGCTGTTCGAGTGCCCCGACTTCGTGGCGATGCCGCTCGACGGCGACCCCGAGAACGTCCAGTGGGTGCTCAACGGCGGCGGCGGCGAGTACGTCGTCGGCGACTGGGACGGCACCACGTTCACCACCACCCAGACCACGCCGCTGCAGTTCAACCAGGTCGACACCTACGCCGGCAGCAGCTACTACGCCGGGCTGACCTTCACGAACATGCCCGACGACCGCATCGTGTCCATGGCCTGGCAGGGCCAGAACGGCGGCACGGTCTGGACCGGCAACCACACCTTCCCGGTCGAGATGCGCCTCGAGACCGTCGACGGCGCGCCGACGGTCCTGAGCACGCCGGTCGAGGAGATCGAGACCCTGCGCACCGACACGCAGACCTGGAAGGCGCGCATGCTCGACGGCGACCGCGCGGCCGCGCTGCTCGACGGCGTCGAGATGGACACCACCGAGATCGAGGCCGAGTTCGAGGTCATCGGCCGGACGGAGCCGCGCTTCGGCTTCCGCCTGGGCACCGGCGACGACGGCTGGTTCGACCACG
This genomic window contains:
- a CDS encoding LacI family DNA-binding transcriptional regulator, whose product is MTEHADPAAHADAAAQADPAAVPYRPRATLRDVAAMAGVSMKTVSRVVNGENGVTPQKVDAVRLAITRLDYRPNLSASALRRSSGRTAAIGTVLEDLANPFSSALLRAVEDVANERRVLILAGSVDEDQQRERALVRAFTERRVDGLIVAPVGEDQGYLRAEMEAGTPLVFVDRQPQGLLADCVLSDNEAGAGQAVHQLADVGHRRIAYLGDLAGIPTAEQRFAGYQRALLERGLPLDPALVVHDLHTVDDAARATTALLRSGGGSGDGDGPTAVFASQNLVTIGAITALQDLGLETSVALIGFDDFPLADLLKPRVSVIAQNPAEMGRVAAELLFQRLDGDRGRPQRILLPTTTVLRGSGEIPPAVP
- a CDS encoding CopG family transcriptional regulator; the encoded protein is MKTAISLPDETFERATQRAAELGMSRSEFFARAAEQYLRHLDDASLTAQIDAILDRTGDDDSASAAVAAGRGTLAATTWDEPDW
- a CDS encoding type II toxin-antitoxin system PemK/MazF family toxin, with translation MVIHRGDLYWVDLGPARGSRPAKRRPVLIVQADPYNASRLGTALAAVVTSNTARAELPGNVFLPASATGLPRDSVVTVAALVTVDKRDLRERAGQVPPHLMLAVDDGLHRVLGL
- a CDS encoding GH32 C-terminal domain-containing protein, giving the protein MRRRVRSAVATLAAAAGIAGVMVQTGSAGTVQDYPEFPYPVTNYQEDNRGQFHFSARGGWINDVNAPLYYDGEYHLYYQHNPHGLQWDTMHWGHATSTDLVHWKQQPIALEPGVHPGDLWSGGGVVDTGNVSGLKDGDDDPIVVYSGTNGVQIFYSTDGGDTFQTYDGGRKVVVPQGTSRDPKVFWDDESGTWGMVVWSDAPGGNGVDFYTSANLLDWTHASRYDADWLFECPDFVAMPLDGDPENVQWVLNGGGGEYVVGDWDGTTFTTTQTTPLQFNQVDTYAGSSYYAGLTFTNMPDDRIVSMAWQGQNGGTVWTGNHTFPVEMRLETVDGAPTVLSTPVEEIETLRTDTQTWKARMLDGDRAAALLDGVEMDTTEIEAEFEVIGRTEPRFGFRLGTGDDGWFDHEVVYDTKTQTLDGVPLPLEDGKVKLRLLIDRGQLEIFGNDGRLYRSLNVNFDSMPGGDTMDLFTDGNVRLTGMTVHRLGSIWGGESTFESNVGGQWYTDSGVWSDASGGKKGTSGGDAFYLNTATGTDFTYEADVRLDSGVAAALTFRSNRDASRHYTANVDAHANVIKLWRPGRDIATYPLDVEYGRTYHLKVVAEGSRIRVYLDGGAEPVIDAVDDTIPSGQFGLNVFNGTAVIQNVQVGPVP
- a CDS encoding YciI family protein, with the translated sequence MRFVSFIRSDEPNPAGPPPPELFQAVGDLAQEMSVSGSLVDMGGLLPSSAGAIVSLVDGRISAVDGPFAEAKELIGGFAMLDVRSREEAVELARRMLRLHQQHWPGWAGSIELRQVEDADHPHPDLPRT
- a CDS encoding sigma-70 family RNA polymerase sigma factor, which produces MTEETTRAAVEAVWRLESTRLVAGLVRIVRDVGLAEDLAQDALVAALDTWPRAGIPDRPAAWLMTIAKRRAVDLYRRHERRDVLYEAIARDRGADVVEPDFAAAVDHVEDDVLRLMFVCCHPSLTAEARTTLTLKLVGGLSSREIARAYLTSEATITQRVVRAKRTLAEAGAALDEPVGAERAARLAAVLGVVYLLFNEGYSATEGSDWTRPDLCAEAVRLGRILTTLVPDEPEVHGLSALMELQSSRLRARVGPDGEPVLLADQDRTRWDHARIRRGLDALDRSAQLTRQPGPYALQAAIAACHARAARPEDTDWAAVADLYERLGRLGGTAVTELNRAVALGMAYGPAAGLTLVDQIAGEPALKGYHLLPSVRGDLLERLGRPDEARAEFERAAELTRNDRERRLLLERAAALSRLPRG
- a CDS encoding carbohydrate kinase family protein; protein product: MRPDEASGVAVVVGEALTDVIVGRSGAETRHPGGSPANVAYGLGRLGRRTALVTELGADADGDAIRAHLASAGVEVRTQERAARTSTAVASLGADGSADYKFDLTWDLGPVALGGEPPLVLHTGSLATTVPPGAASVERLVRDVRAGSTVSYDPNIRPALMGPAGDLRERVERLVAGSDVVKASDQDTGWLAPGRSPLEVARDWLRLGPALVVVTLGGAGAVAVSRGGEVHVPAAPVTVADTVGAGDSFTAGLLDGLWHEELLGGAARGRLRVVPADVVERVVRRATMAAAVTVSRAGANPPTRDELDAVSRVAGG